In Halococcus saccharolyticus DSM 5350, the genomic window CCACGGCCTGCTTGCAGAGGTACGCAAACACCACCAAGCTCGAACAGGGACGGCGGTCGAGTACGAGGGCTACGAGTCCCTCGGCGTCCGACCGACATCGATTCACAAGTCGAAGACCGACCACAAGGAAGCCGTTTTCGCGCTCGCCGAAGGAATCACCGGTGAGATGCGTCGCGCCGAAAGCGAGACGGTCCCGGCAGCTGCCGACTGAACGGCA contains:
- a CDS encoding UPF0058 family protein encodes the protein MKKQELIHLHGLLAEVRKHHQARTGTAVEYEGYESLGVRPTSIHKSKTDHKEAVFALAEGITGEMRRAESETVPAAAD